From the Magnetococcales bacterium genome, one window contains:
- a CDS encoding DUF2892 domain-containing protein, translating into MKANVGNLDRGLRILIGVVILPQAFIGLQTPWAWLGLIPLLTGFIRFCPIYPLVGLNTCSTEDTSR; encoded by the coding sequence AAATCTGGATCGTGGCCTCCGCATCTTGATTGGGGTTGTTATTCTGCCCCAGGCGTTCATCGGTTTGCAGACTCCTTGGGCCTGGTTGGGTCTTATCCCGCTGTTGACAGGATTCATCCGCTTTTGTCCCATCTATCCCCTGGTTGGCCTCAATACCTGCTCCACCGAAGACACCAGCCGCTGA